The genomic DNA CTCAAAATATGCTCTCTATTTATCTCAAGTTCTTCCACAGTCTCTTCTCCAAGCTCATTCGTAGAGCTTGTAGTCTCTGTGGTTATTAACCACTCATCTTCCCCAACCTGCCTTATCTTATCTACTACAACACCGTCCAGTCCTATAAATGAGTAGTTTAAACCGTTATCATAAATAATAGTAGATATTTTTTCTTCTATTCTTATAAATATTTTATTTGGAAAATTTTTCTCAACCACAATAGATTTTATCGGAAATTTATTTGTTAAAATATCTCTTATTTCGCGTACATTTATAAGAAAATAATTTTTTGCTGGAATTACAAAAAATTTGTCATAATTCATTATTGCATCCACAGTTTCTTGAATTTCTTTTTCTTCTATGCGTTCCAGTCCTACAATATGGATAAACCTTACTTGAAAAAAAGAGTGGAAAAAAAGTAGTTTAAAAGTAAAAACTATACTGAGTACTATAATTAAGAACCCTATTTTTTGTGGAATAGAATTTTCTTTTTTTTTCTGTTTAAACGGATTAGAACTACTATTTTTTTTATTATTAAATTTATAGATCTTCCGTTTTTTTTGAGCTACCATATTCTGAAGTTATTG from Candidatus Magasanikbacteria bacterium includes the following:
- a CDS encoding FtsQ-type POTRA domain-containing protein is translated as MVAQKKRKIYKFNNKKNSSSNPFKQKKKENSIPQKIGFLIIVLSIVFTFKLLFFHSFFQVRFIHIVGLERIEEKEIQETVDAIMNYDKFFVIPAKNYFLINVREIRDILTNKFPIKSIVVEKNFPNKIFIRIEEKISTIIYDNGLNYSFIGLDGVVVDKIRQVGEDEWLITTETTSSTNELGEETVEELEINREHILSKKEIIDEMGDYPIIYDKRGVDSNINQKVLKKETVRGVIAWYDLLYEYSGITLEYVEIENELGNIVIKTGEGWRLYASLVRDINTQYNQLVVLLDKEIKNHTEGLEYIDLRYKGRAYWK